The following coding sequences lie in one Rutidosis leptorrhynchoides isolate AG116_Rl617_1_P2 chromosome 4, CSIRO_AGI_Rlap_v1, whole genome shotgun sequence genomic window:
- the LOC139841338 gene encoding secreted RxLR effector protein 161-like, which translates to MKLSSNAGAPVEDPTKYRSLAGALKYLTFTRPGISYAVQQVCLHMHDLREPHMHALRHIIRYLQGTLHYGLQLYKSPSRRLVAYTDADWAGCPDTRRSTSGYCVYLGDNLVSWSSKRQPTLSRSTAEVEYRGVANVVSDTCWIRNLSLELHCPIPKCTLVFCENVLAIFLSENRVQHQRTKHIEMYIHFVREKVTRGEVSVMQVRIRINVGVKFTNGGPGIKLGCMFYWAGRKSGV; encoded by the exons ATGAAATTAAGCAGTAACGCAGGAGCGCCAGTTGAAGATCCCACTAAATACCGTAGTTTGGCTGGTGCGCTAAAGTACCTCACTTTTACTCGACCTGGCATCTCCTATGCAGTTCAACAAGTTTGTCTTCATATGCATGATCTACGAGAACCTCACATGCATGCCTTACGTCACATCATTCGTTACTTACAAGGTACTTTACATTACGGTTTACAGTTGTATAAATCCCCTAGTCGGCGTCTTGTTGCGTATACAGATGCGGATTGGGCAGGCTGCCCTGATACACGTCGTTCTACATCAGGCTATTGTGTTTATCTTGGCGATAATTTGGTTTCTTGGTCTTCGAAACGACAACCTACTTTGTCTCGTTCTACTGCCGAAGTCGAATATCGTGGCGTGGCTAACGTTGTTTCTGATACATGTTGGATTAGGAATCTCTCGTTGGAATTACATTGTCCTATTCCAAAATGTACGCTTGTTTTCTGTGAAAATGTTTTGGctatattcttatctgagaatcgTGTTCAACATCAACGCACGAAGCATATTGAGATGTATATTCATTTTGTTCGCGAAAAGGTTACCCGTGGTGAG GTCAGTGTGATGCAGGTGCGAATAAGAATCAACGTCGGAGTCAAGTTTACAAATGGAGGTCCAGGAATCAAGTTGGGCTGCATGTTCTATTGGGCTGGAAGAAAGTCGGGTGTTTAA